From one Halosimplex rubrum genomic stretch:
- a CDS encoding heavy metal translocating P-type ATPase, translated as MTERTSRLQLHGMSCANCSGTIEERVGSLAGVSSVDANYATDEGSVTYDPDETTLREIYDAIEDAGYEAASETVSVGITDMSCANCAETNESALLDTPGVIDADVNYATDEGTVTYNPAEASLADVYDAIEGAGYSPVREGERGADGEDGAGGEDSDSSTDPQQAARDAEIRRQRNLTLFGAVLSLPLLAMMAGHLFAPGWMDATFEGIPLGWVAFALATPVQYALGKEFYENSYTALVKNRTANMDVLIALGSSTAYLYSVARLLGFPGEGLYFDTAALILVFITLGNFLEARSKGQASEAIRSLLEMEADTATLVHEDGEASETPHGGGEAAVVEEEVPLSAVEVGDRLKVRPGEKIPTDAEVVDGDSAVDESMVTGESVPVSKEPGDEVIGSTVNRNGVLVVEATKVGEETAIQQIVARVKDAQSRQPEIQNVADRISSYFVPAVIVNALFWGAVWYAFPEALAGFVGSLPVWGLAAGGPAAVGVFEFAVVVFASAVLIACPCALGLATPAATMVGTTIGARNGVLFEGGDILERVRDVDTVVFDKTGTLTKGEMELTDVVALPATDGGSVEGEASPDGDAATDGGALVGPEVTEEFVLEVAASAESGSEHPLAEAIVEGARERGIEVEDAEAFENVPGQGVKATTSRGRVLVGNRKLLRDAGVDVAPADEAMDRLEREGKTAMLVALADGEGADAASEAYRLLGVVADADTVKESAETAVSELRDRGTDVWLITGDNERTATAVAERVGIDPDNVMAGVLPEDKADAVDDLQSEGRRAMMVGDGVNDAPALATAFVGCAIGSGTDVAIEAADVTLMRSDPLDVVKAVRVSEGTLAKIKQNLFWALGYNTAMIPLASLGLLQPVLAAVAMAISSVSVLTNSLLFRRYEPDHDYELLGFLR; from the coding sequence ATGACCGAGCGCACTTCCAGACTACAGCTCCACGGGATGAGCTGCGCGAACTGTTCGGGGACGATCGAGGAGCGCGTGGGCTCGCTGGCGGGCGTCTCGTCGGTCGACGCGAACTACGCGACCGACGAGGGGAGCGTCACGTACGACCCCGACGAGACGACCCTCCGCGAGATCTACGACGCCATCGAGGACGCGGGCTACGAGGCGGCCAGCGAGACGGTCTCCGTGGGCATCACGGACATGTCCTGTGCGAACTGCGCGGAGACCAACGAGTCCGCGCTGCTGGACACGCCGGGAGTGATCGACGCGGACGTGAACTACGCGACCGACGAGGGGACGGTGACGTACAACCCCGCCGAGGCGTCGCTGGCGGACGTCTACGACGCCATCGAGGGCGCCGGCTACTCCCCCGTCCGCGAGGGCGAACGTGGCGCCGACGGCGAGGACGGCGCTGGCGGAGAGGACAGCGATTCCTCGACCGATCCACAGCAGGCCGCACGCGACGCGGAGATCCGGCGCCAGCGAAATCTGACGCTCTTCGGTGCGGTGCTGTCGCTGCCGCTGCTGGCGATGATGGCCGGGCACCTCTTCGCGCCCGGGTGGATGGACGCCACCTTCGAGGGGATCCCGCTGGGCTGGGTCGCCTTCGCGCTCGCGACGCCCGTCCAGTACGCGCTGGGCAAGGAGTTCTACGAGAACTCCTACACGGCGCTCGTGAAGAACCGGACGGCGAACATGGACGTGCTGATCGCCCTGGGCTCGTCGACGGCGTATCTCTACTCCGTGGCGCGCCTGCTCGGGTTCCCCGGCGAGGGGCTGTACTTCGACACCGCCGCGCTGATCTTGGTGTTCATCACGCTGGGCAACTTCCTCGAAGCCCGCTCGAAAGGCCAGGCCTCCGAGGCGATCCGCTCGCTGCTGGAGATGGAGGCCGACACGGCGACGCTGGTCCACGAGGACGGAGAGGCGTCGGAGACGCCTCACGGAGGCGGCGAAGCCGCCGTAGTCGAAGAGGAGGTTCCGCTCTCGGCGGTCGAGGTCGGCGACCGCCTGAAGGTCCGCCCCGGAGAGAAGATTCCCACCGACGCCGAGGTCGTCGACGGCGACAGCGCGGTCGACGAGTCGATGGTCACCGGCGAGTCGGTGCCCGTCTCGAAGGAGCCGGGCGACGAGGTGATCGGCTCGACGGTCAACCGGAACGGTGTCCTCGTGGTCGAGGCCACCAAGGTGGGCGAGGAGACGGCGATCCAGCAAATCGTCGCCCGCGTCAAGGACGCCCAGAGCCGCCAGCCGGAGATCCAGAACGTCGCCGACCGCATCTCCTCGTATTTCGTCCCGGCGGTCATCGTCAACGCGCTGTTCTGGGGGGCGGTCTGGTACGCCTTCCCCGAGGCGCTGGCCGGGTTCGTCGGGTCGCTGCCGGTGTGGGGGCTCGCCGCGGGCGGTCCCGCCGCGGTGGGCGTCTTCGAGTTCGCGGTCGTCGTCTTCGCGTCGGCGGTGCTGATCGCCTGTCCCTGCGCGCTCGGGCTGGCGACGCCGGCGGCGACGATGGTCGGGACGACCATCGGCGCGCGCAACGGCGTCCTCTTCGAGGGGGGGGACATCCTTGAACGGGTCCGCGACGTGGACACCGTCGTCTTCGACAAGACCGGCACCCTGACGAAAGGCGAGATGGAACTGACCGACGTGGTCGCGCTGCCCGCCACCGACGGCGGCAGCGTCGAGGGCGAAGCGTCCCCGGACGGCGACGCGGCGACCGACGGGGGTGCTCTCGTGGGTCCCGAAGTCACCGAGGAGTTCGTCCTCGAAGTCGCCGCGAGCGCCGAGTCCGGCAGCGAACACCCGCTCGCCGAGGCCATCGTCGAGGGCGCCCGCGAGCGCGGTATCGAGGTCGAGGACGCTGAAGCGTTCGAGAACGTCCCCGGCCAGGGCGTGAAAGCGACGACGAGCCGCGGCCGCGTGCTCGTGGGCAACCGCAAACTCCTGCGCGATGCGGGGGTCGACGTGGCGCCCGCTGACGAGGCGATGGACCGGCTCGAACGCGAGGGCAAGACCGCGATGCTGGTCGCGCTGGCCGACGGAGAGGGCGCCGACGCGGCGAGCGAGGCGTACCGCCTGCTCGGCGTCGTCGCCGACGCGGACACGGTCAAGGAGTCGGCGGAGACGGCCGTCAGCGAACTCCGCGACCGGGGCACGGACGTGTGGCTGATCACCGGCGACAACGAGCGGACGGCGACTGCAGTCGCGGAGCGAGTCGGGATCGACCCCGACAACGTGATGGCCGGCGTCCTGCCGGAGGACAAGGCCGACGCGGTCGACGACCTCCAGTCCGAGGGCCGCCGGGCGATGATGGTCGGCGACGGCGTCAACGACGCGCCGGCGCTGGCGACGGCCTTCGTCGGCTGTGCCATCGGGAGCGGCACCGACGTGGCCATCGAGGCCGCCGACGTGACGCTGATGCGGTCGGACCCGCTGGACGTGGTCAAGGCCGTCCGCGTCTCGGAGGGGACCCTCGCGAAGATCAAGCAGAACCTCTTCTGGGCGCTGGGCTACAACACGGCGATGATCCCGCTGGCCTCGCTGGGGCTGCTCCAACCGGTGCTGGCCGCGGTCGCCATGGCTATCTCCAGCGTCTCCGTGCTGACCAACAGCCTGCTGTTCCGCCGGTACGAGCCCGACCACGACTACGAACTGCTCGGGTTCCTGCGCTGA
- a CDS encoding GNAT family N-acetyltransferase, with amino-acid sequence MELVEATRKDVELLAEHWYALATEMEPYDELNEIAYDGPEPAESGVEGWLDSDDTTAYLLTVDDDIVGSLVLSVGTHPSRTNSESLDIVDLFVAEAHRNEGYGSAALDAVEQLARDRGVDYVEVSCEWHNDGARRFYRDNGFEPKRVTFTRRVD; translated from the coding sequence ATGGAACTCGTCGAAGCGACGCGCAAGGACGTGGAGTTGCTCGCCGAGCACTGGTACGCACTCGCCACGGAGATGGAACCGTACGACGAACTGAACGAGATCGCATACGACGGCCCCGAACCCGCCGAGTCGGGAGTCGAGGGCTGGCTCGACAGCGACGACACCACCGCCTACTTGCTCACCGTGGACGACGATATCGTCGGCTCGCTGGTCCTCAGCGTCGGTACCCACCCCTCGCGGACCAACTCGGAGTCCCTCGACATCGTCGACCTGTTCGTGGCCGAGGCCCACCGTAACGAGGGATACGGCAGCGCCGCACTCGACGCGGTCGAACAGCTCGCCCGCGACCGCGGCGTCGACTACGTCGAGGTCTCCTGCGAGTGGCACAACGACGGTGCCCGCCGGTTCTACCGGGACAACGGGTTCGAACCGAAACGGGTGACGTTCACGCGGCGGGTCGACTAG
- a CDS encoding methyltransferase: protein MTPRREPLVLDARTDAGPDRFEFHTADGVGAADAFCPGELLALEHLWDRDLGRLRTVGARYGVGGVVLADRASPVTITTPSARAAALCERNAATNGVDATVEVATGLGSVDGPVGEPVDTAVFVPEAYTPIEVGIRRLRSALDSLAGDGALYVAAKPETGLGRYGDALAETASTVSTVRERDGWSLLRATVPRSADGARREPDPPFDRTDATVDGVDLDLVTAPGLFAAGGLDHGTRLLAETATIGDGDRVLDLCCGYGSLAAYAGRVADCSVRASDDDALATAAARRTLAANDVDGRVVTADCTPEVTDATFDAILCNPPTHAGDGVLADLFRGAADALRGDGRCWVVHHRALDLADSLAAFGSVETVVSGAEHVVRLARR, encoded by the coding sequence ATGACCCCTCGCCGCGAGCCGCTGGTCCTCGACGCCAGGACCGACGCCGGCCCCGACCGCTTCGAGTTCCACACGGCCGACGGCGTCGGCGCCGCCGACGCGTTCTGTCCCGGCGAACTGCTCGCGCTCGAACACCTGTGGGACCGCGACCTCGGACGGCTCCGGACGGTCGGCGCCCGCTACGGCGTCGGCGGCGTCGTCCTCGCCGACCGCGCCAGTCCCGTCACCATCACGACCCCGAGCGCTCGCGCGGCCGCGCTCTGCGAGCGCAACGCCGCCACCAACGGCGTCGACGCGACCGTCGAGGTCGCGACCGGCCTCGGGTCGGTCGACGGCCCGGTCGGCGAGCCCGTCGACACCGCCGTCTTCGTTCCCGAAGCGTACACTCCCATCGAGGTCGGGATCCGGCGTCTCCGATCGGCGCTCGACTCGCTCGCCGGCGACGGTGCGCTCTACGTCGCCGCGAAGCCCGAAACCGGACTGGGTCGATACGGGGACGCGCTCGCCGAGACCGCGTCGACGGTGTCGACCGTCCGCGAGCGAGACGGCTGGTCGCTCCTGCGTGCGACCGTCCCGCGATCCGCCGATGGCGCCCGGCGCGAGCCCGATCCCCCCTTCGACCGAACCGACGCGACCGTCGACGGCGTCGACCTGGACCTCGTGACCGCACCGGGACTGTTCGCGGCCGGCGGCCTCGACCACGGGACGCGACTACTCGCCGAGACCGCGACCATCGGCGACGGGGACAGGGTGTTGGACCTCTGTTGTGGCTACGGCTCGCTGGCGGCCTACGCCGGACGAGTCGCCGACTGCTCTGTCCGGGCCAGCGACGACGACGCGCTCGCGACGGCGGCCGCCCGGCGAACGCTCGCCGCCAACGACGTCGACGGCCGAGTCGTCACCGCGGACTGCACCCCAGAGGTCACCGACGCGACGTTCGACGCGATCCTCTGTAACCCGCCGACCCACGCCGGCGACGGCGTGCTCGCCGACCTGTTCCGCGGCGCGGCGGACGCCCTCCGAGGGGACGGCCGCTGCTGGGTCGTTCACCACCGCGCGCTCGACCTGGCGGACTCGCTCGCCGCGTTCGGAAGCGTCGAGACCGTCGTCAGCGGCGCCGAACACGTCGTTCGGCTCGCCCGACGCTGA
- a CDS encoding AsnC family transcriptional regulator, giving the protein MRDLDDTDRTILGLLLDDARRSWRDIADVVDLSPPAVADRVERLEDLGVIRGFTLDVDRSKLREGAPVLVTLNVTPRAASAVADSLGDAEAVEHVFTTAEERVVFTATVPEGDVLSLLDSAVAMEDVRDYEVSLLSDRSWNPSVAEAELALTCDECGNTVSAEGETREFDGETYHFCCASCEASFVEMYEELREGAEG; this is encoded by the coding sequence ATGCGCGACCTCGACGACACCGACCGGACGATCCTCGGACTCCTGCTCGACGACGCCCGCCGCTCCTGGCGCGACATCGCCGACGTCGTCGACCTCTCGCCGCCCGCGGTCGCCGACCGCGTCGAGCGCCTCGAAGACCTGGGCGTCATCCGCGGGTTCACCCTCGACGTCGACCGCTCGAAGCTCCGCGAGGGCGCGCCCGTGCTCGTGACCCTGAACGTCACCCCGCGGGCCGCCTCGGCCGTCGCGGACTCGCTCGGAGACGCCGAGGCCGTCGAACACGTCTTCACCACCGCCGAGGAGCGCGTCGTCTTCACCGCGACCGTCCCCGAGGGCGACGTGCTCTCGCTGCTCGACTCGGCCGTCGCGATGGAGGACGTGCGCGACTACGAGGTGTCGCTGCTGTCGGATCGGTCGTGGAATCCCTCCGTCGCCGAGGCCGAGCTGGCGCTGACCTGCGACGAGTGCGGCAACACCGTCAGCGCCGAGGGCGAGACCCGCGAGTTCGACGGCGAGACCTACCACTTCTGCTGTGCGTCCTGCGAGGCCTCGTTCGTCGAGATGTACGAGGAGTTGCGGGAGGGCGCCGAGGGCTGA
- a CDS encoding metal-dependent transcriptional regulator, whose product MLSAKMEDYLKAIYELQREGEEPAATSHIAELLDVTAPTATSMMEKLEERELVEREKYKGVRLTPEGETVALEVVRHHRLLETYLTEELGYDWAEVHDEADRLEHHISEEFERRVAAMLDDPVVDPHGDPIPTDALDPVDETAGHTLDECAEGETVVVRRVRDRDSEELAYLDEAGITPGTELVVEEVAPIGMVTVALVEAGETVSLPDGVAGTIFVGAPEETAESASGAA is encoded by the coding sequence ATGCTCAGCGCCAAGATGGAGGATTACCTGAAGGCGATCTACGAGCTCCAGCGGGAGGGCGAGGAGCCGGCCGCTACCTCGCACATCGCGGAGTTGCTGGACGTGACGGCGCCCACGGCGACCAGCATGATGGAGAAGCTCGAAGAGCGCGAGCTCGTGGAGCGCGAGAAGTACAAGGGCGTCCGGCTGACGCCCGAGGGGGAGACCGTGGCGCTGGAGGTCGTCCGGCACCACCGGCTGCTGGAGACCTATCTCACCGAGGAGCTGGGGTACGACTGGGCGGAGGTCCACGACGAGGCCGACCGGCTCGAACACCACATCAGCGAGGAGTTCGAGCGGCGGGTCGCGGCGATGCTCGACGACCCCGTCGTCGACCCCCACGGGGACCCGATCCCGACCGACGCGCTCGACCCGGTCGACGAGACCGCCGGCCACACCCTCGACGAGTGCGCCGAGGGCGAGACCGTCGTCGTCCGGCGCGTCCGCGACCGCGACTCCGAGGAGCTGGCCTACCTCGACGAGGCCGGCATCACGCCCGGCACCGAGCTCGTCGTCGAGGAGGTCGCACCCATCGGGATGGTGACCGTCGCGCTCGTCGAGGCCGGCGAGACCGTCTCGCTCCCCGACGGCGTCGCCGGGACCATCTTCGTCGGCGCGCCCGAAGAGACCGCCGAGAGCGCGAGCGGCGCCGCCTGA
- a CDS encoding peroxidase-related enzyme (This protein belongs to a clade of uncharacterized proteins related to peroxidases such as the alkylhydroperoxidase AhpD.) produces the protein MSDPAMTRFPVPDVDELPDDLQERIAEEEADAGFVPNVFLAYAYRPSHFRAFFQYYDALVEHTELDRAEIEMIIVAVSGANDCLYCNVAHGALARIYADDPQIAEQLASNHRTANVSDDRRAMLDFAVKLTENQAEVDETDFERLQDHGYSERAIWDIGSVTAFFNLSNRMAHLADMRPNDEFYELGR, from the coding sequence ATGAGCGACCCAGCGATGACGCGGTTCCCGGTCCCGGACGTGGACGAACTGCCCGACGACCTCCAGGAGCGTATCGCCGAGGAGGAAGCCGACGCCGGCTTCGTCCCCAACGTCTTCCTCGCCTACGCCTACCGGCCCTCGCACTTCCGGGCGTTCTTCCAGTACTACGACGCGCTGGTTGAACACACCGAACTCGACCGGGCCGAGATCGAGATGATTATCGTCGCCGTCAGCGGCGCCAACGACTGCCTGTACTGCAACGTCGCCCACGGCGCGCTCGCGCGGATCTACGCCGACGACCCGCAGATCGCCGAGCAACTGGCGAGCAACCACCGCACCGCGAACGTCTCCGACGACCGCCGCGCGATGCTCGACTTCGCCGTCAAGCTGACCGAGAACCAGGCCGAGGTCGACGAGACGGACTTCGAGCGCTTGCAGGACCACGGCTACTCCGAGCGCGCGATCTGGGACATCGGCAGCGTGACCGCCTTCTTCAACCTCTCGAACCGGATGGCCCACCTCGCCGACATGCGACCGAACGACGAGTTCTACGAACTGGGCCGCTGA
- a CDS encoding metal-dependent hydrolase yields MYKTGHYGAALLVYAPVGGALLAAGFDVAALGGGAVVVGLSGLPDVDQWIPFVEHRGPTHTVGFLVLVALAVGGAGVAVGDAVGTGEIATVGRTAALGAFGFLLGSLAIASHLLADALTPMGITPFRPLSDAHYTISLTRADNAAANYLLLGLGVAVTVATALVAGG; encoded by the coding sequence ATGTACAAGACGGGTCACTACGGGGCCGCGTTGCTCGTCTACGCGCCGGTCGGCGGCGCGCTGCTGGCCGCGGGGTTCGACGTCGCGGCGCTGGGCGGCGGCGCCGTCGTCGTCGGGCTCTCGGGGCTGCCCGACGTGGACCAGTGGATCCCGTTCGTCGAACACCGCGGTCCCACGCACACCGTTGGCTTCCTCGTTCTCGTCGCGCTCGCCGTCGGCGGGGCCGGCGTCGCGGTCGGGGACGCGGTCGGGACCGGCGAGATAGCTACGGTCGGGCGGACGGCGGCGCTGGGCGCGTTCGGCTTTCTCCTCGGGTCGCTCGCGATCGCCTCGCACCTGTTGGCCGACGCGCTGACGCCGATGGGGATCACGCCCTTTCGGCCGCTCTCGGACGCCCACTACACGATCTCGTTGACCCGGGCGGACAACGCGGCGGCGAACTACCTGCTGTTGGGCCTCGGCGTGGCGGTGACGGTCGCGACGGCGCTGGTCGCCGGCGGGTGA
- a CDS encoding MTH865 family protein — MVDRQDLREQFTEAFEGADYPISSPMDLVPALPNGPGTKFESGDFSMTAMELNTKLGSGNFPYDNVDAFVDDIMDQLDDQDLF; from the coding sequence ATGGTTGACAGGCAAGACCTCCGCGAACAGTTCACCGAGGCGTTCGAAGGCGCGGACTATCCGATCTCCAGTCCGATGGACCTGGTGCCGGCGCTGCCCAACGGTCCGGGCACGAAGTTCGAGTCGGGCGACTTCTCGATGACCGCGATGGAGCTCAACACGAAGCTCGGGAGCGGGAACTTCCCCTACGACAACGTCGACGCGTTCGTCGACGACATCATGGACCAGCTCGACGACCAGGACCTGTTCTAA
- a CDS encoding PQQ-dependent sugar dehydrogenase, protein MTDEGLTRRRALAMSGLALTGGLAGCGSDSNGGGPGGDPSSPGGTATGGPDDGTPTSGATAATDGSTDATDGGGDGTTPGTAAFEDLTVRAERVASGFTSPLALAIPEPGRRFVVDQTGQIYLQADGTLREEPFLDVSDRMVDVSGYTEQGLLGLAFHPEFADNGRFFVRYSAPSREWVPDDYSHTFVLSEFRADPGAATADPDSERVVMEIAEPQWNHNAGAIAFGPDGYLYVATGDGGQGNDQGTGHVDDWYDAVDGGNGQDLTGNLLGSMLRIDVDGEGSTAGTATGSGNGGAGSDGPARNYAVPEDNPLVGSDGLDEQYAWGFRNPWRFSFGPDGRLFVGDVGQGAWEEVSVVERGGNYGWNVKEGTHCFQADDCPDRSPRGRPLRDPVIEYPHGGEDVSGIAVIGGYLYDGDAMPAMRGRYLFADWRAGGRLYAARETDEGLWPTTTVSVDSEAQFGPMVLSFGRNPDGELFVCTTASGQVSGESGAVFRLTGA, encoded by the coding sequence ATGACCGACGAGGGACTGACGCGGCGGCGCGCGCTCGCGATGAGCGGACTGGCACTGACCGGCGGTCTCGCGGGTTGCGGGAGCGACTCGAACGGCGGCGGACCGGGGGGCGACCCGTCGAGTCCGGGCGGAACTGCGACCGGGGGGCCCGACGACGGCACCCCGACGAGCGGAGCGACGGCGGCGACCGACGGATCGACTGACGCGACCGACGGCGGGGGAGACGGGACGACCCCCGGCACGGCGGCGTTCGAGGACCTGACGGTCCGCGCCGAGCGCGTCGCCTCGGGGTTCACGTCGCCGCTGGCGCTCGCGATCCCCGAACCGGGTCGGCGGTTCGTCGTCGACCAGACGGGCCAGATCTACCTGCAGGCGGACGGGACGCTCCGGGAGGAGCCGTTCCTCGACGTGTCCGACCGGATGGTGGACGTGAGCGGCTACACCGAACAGGGACTGCTCGGGCTGGCCTTCCACCCCGAGTTCGCCGACAACGGCCGGTTTTTCGTCCGCTACAGCGCGCCCTCGCGCGAGTGGGTGCCCGACGACTACTCCCACACGTTCGTCCTCTCGGAGTTCCGCGCCGACCCGGGCGCGGCGACCGCCGACCCAGACTCCGAGCGGGTCGTCATGGAGATCGCCGAGCCCCAGTGGAACCACAACGCCGGCGCCATCGCGTTCGGCCCGGACGGCTACCTCTACGTCGCGACCGGCGACGGCGGTCAGGGCAACGACCAGGGCACCGGCCACGTCGACGACTGGTACGACGCCGTCGACGGCGGCAACGGCCAGGACCTCACCGGGAACCTGCTCGGGAGCATGCTGCGGATCGACGTGGACGGCGAGGGATCGACGGCCGGGACCGCGACGGGTAGCGGGAACGGCGGCGCCGGCTCGGACGGACCCGCCCGGAACTACGCGGTGCCCGAGGACAACCCGCTCGTGGGGAGCGACGGGCTCGACGAGCAGTACGCCTGGGGCTTCCGGAACCCGTGGCGGTTCTCCTTCGGGCCGGACGGCCGGCTGTTCGTCGGCGACGTGGGCCAGGGCGCCTGGGAGGAGGTGTCGGTGGTCGAGCGCGGCGGCAACTACGGCTGGAACGTCAAGGAGGGGACCCACTGCTTCCAAGCCGACGACTGCCCGGACCGGAGCCCGCGCGGTCGGCCGCTGCGCGACCCCGTGATCGAGTACCCCCACGGCGGCGAGGACGTGAGCGGCATCGCCGTCATCGGCGGGTATCTCTACGACGGCGACGCGATGCCCGCGATGCGGGGGCGGTACCTCTTCGCCGACTGGCGGGCGGGCGGACGGCTGTACGCCGCCCGCGAGACCGACGAGGGGCTGTGGCCGACGACGACCGTCTCCGTCGACTCGGAGGCGCAGTTCGGGCCGATGGTGCTCTCGTTCGGGCGGAATCCCGACGGCGAGCTGTTCGTCTGCACGACCGCGAGCGGGCAGGTCTCGGGCGAGAGCGGCGCTGTGTTCCGGCTGACGGGCGCGTAA
- a CDS encoding DJ-1/PfpI family protein: MTGKKLLLITGDFGEDYEVMVPFQALRAVGHEVDAVCPDKEAGETVKTAVHDFRGDQTYLEERGHDFELTATLDEIDPADYDGLVLPGGRAPEYLRNYDDVIDAVEHFFAEEKPVAAICHAMQILVAADAVEGRTCTAYPALEADVRAVGGEWAEGVVTDENLVTAQAWPDHPEWIAAFLDVLGTDVQHGQPVTAD; the protein is encoded by the coding sequence ATGACTGGCAAGAAGCTACTGCTCATCACCGGCGACTTCGGGGAGGACTACGAGGTAATGGTACCGTTCCAGGCGCTCCGGGCGGTCGGCCACGAGGTCGACGCCGTCTGTCCGGACAAAGAGGCGGGCGAGACGGTCAAGACCGCGGTCCACGACTTCCGGGGCGACCAGACCTACCTCGAGGAACGCGGCCACGACTTCGAGCTGACGGCGACGCTCGACGAGATCGACCCCGCCGACTACGACGGACTCGTGCTCCCGGGCGGCCGCGCCCCGGAGTACCTCCGCAACTACGACGACGTGATCGACGCCGTCGAGCACTTCTTCGCCGAGGAGAAGCCGGTCGCGGCCATCTGCCACGCGATGCAGATCCTCGTCGCCGCCGACGCCGTCGAGGGACGGACCTGCACGGCCTACCCCGCGCTCGAAGCCGACGTGCGCGCCGTGGGCGGCGAGTGGGCCGAGGGCGTCGTCACCGACGAGAACCTCGTCACCGCGCAGGCCTGGCCCGACCACCCCGAGTGGATCGCCGCGTTCCTCGACGTGCTCGGCACGGACGTACAGCACGGCCAGCCCGTCACCGCGGACTGA
- a CDS encoding HAD-IIA family hydrolase, giving the protein MSTTPDTERPLTGIRGVVLDLDGTVYRGDGVLPGAAEAVATLRDRGIAVCFCSNNPTKTPAEYVDRLAGMGIEADESAILPASTVTRDYLRDHHADDPTYLLGSDSLGEYLRESGQRLVDDPRAASVFVASWDERFDYGDMRDALAGVDDETTFLGTDPDRTIPAAEGFVPGSGAIVGAVARTIGREPDRVLGKPSPEAAEDALARLGVPAEDCLVVGDRLDTDLRMGADHGMATALVLTGVSGRTDAADSEVDPDAVLDSLADLPALLD; this is encoded by the coding sequence ATGTCCACCACGCCAGACACCGAGCGTCCGCTGACCGGGATCCGCGGCGTCGTCCTCGACCTCGACGGGACGGTCTACCGCGGCGACGGCGTCCTCCCGGGCGCGGCCGAGGCCGTCGCGACCCTCCGTGACCGGGGGATCGCCGTCTGCTTCTGCTCGAACAACCCGACGAAGACGCCCGCCGAGTACGTCGACCGCCTCGCGGGCATGGGGATCGAGGCCGACGAATCGGCGATCCTCCCCGCGTCGACCGTCACCCGCGACTACCTCCGAGACCACCACGCCGACGATCCGACCTACCTCCTCGGCTCCGACTCGCTGGGCGAGTACCTCCGGGAGTCCGGGCAACGGCTCGTCGACGACCCGCGGGCGGCCTCGGTGTTCGTCGCCTCGTGGGACGAGCGCTTCGACTACGGCGACATGCGCGACGCGCTCGCCGGCGTCGACGACGAGACGACCTTCCTCGGGACCGATCCCGACCGGACGATCCCCGCAGCCGAGGGGTTCGTCCCGGGATCGGGCGCTATCGTCGGCGCCGTCGCCCGCACGATCGGACGCGAGCCTGACCGCGTGCTCGGCAAGCCCTCGCCGGAGGCCGCCGAGGACGCGCTGGCACGACTCGGCGTCCCGGCCGAGGACTGTCTCGTCGTCGGCGATCGCCTCGACACGGACCTGCGGATGGGCGCCGACCACGGGATGGCGACCGCGCTCGTGCTCACCGGCGTCTCGGGCCGAACCGACGCCGCCGACAGCGAGGTCGATCCCGACGCTGTCCTCGACTCGCTGGCCGACCTGCCCGCGTTGCTGGACTGA